In the Harmonia axyridis chromosome 3, icHarAxyr1.1, whole genome shotgun sequence genome, one interval contains:
- the LOC123677196 gene encoding zinc finger protein 394-like: MASKRRNRTADPSTKTGQLLQTMEVNGNVFFPCEICNRLFRREIEALEHFQICKPIDNSNRSMTDEVNKTINKSKKTRGNKKCKRNPLTLRKKANEDIPKQVRSIVKSCNNYRSVPKKRSIKDVESNVELNNITNKNGVVENKRKGNSKRKKNEMQIKEIAALPKKRGKKLSEEEIAERLKNISEKLKKKVEVKIPLEDEEEEERREIEDKLTALNKDSESAYFDDYPDFDDRFNDQDETCTSESKDSGESLVTDKRIENEHGVSNSISSNALRHSNTSEKSSGIIIVTQRPDGQLHGCPKCSEVFVSELELFRHKRAKHTSPKIIMAPDEIKKFYNVSDRSQCPICKKTLSSQNKSIYIKHLQSHSYIGEFECPICKKKFKRKDHMRIHEKRHIILC; the protein is encoded by the exons ATGGCATCAAAAAGAAGAAATAGAACTGCAGATCCTTCGACGAAGACAGGTCAGCTTCTGCAAACTATGGAAGTAAATGGAAATGTGTTTTTTCCTTGTGAAATATGTAATAGACTTTTCAGAAGAGAAATTGAAGCATTAGAACATTTCCAAATCTGTAAACCTATTGATAATTCAAATAGGTCAATGACGGATGAAGTAAATAAAACAATCAATAAATCCAAAAAAACTAGAGGAAACAAAAAAT GCAAAAGAAATCCTCTTACACTTAGGAAAAAGGCTAATGAAGATATACCCAAACAAGTTAGAAGTATAGTTAAATCATGCAATAATTACAGATCAGTGCCAAAGAAAAGAAGTATTAAAGATGTTGAGAGTAATGTAGAACTTAATAATATTACCAATAAAAATGGTGTagttgaaaataaaagaaaag GAAATAGTAAGCGTAAAAAAAATGAGATGCAGATTAAGGAGATAGCTGCACTGCCCAAAAAAAGAGGCAAAAAACTTAGTGAAGAAGAAATTGCAGAAAGactgaaaaatatatctgaaaaattgaaaaaaaaagttgaagttAAAATTCCCCTTGAAgatgaagaggaagaagaaagaagagaaattgaagataaattaaCTGCATTGAATAAAGATAGTGAAAGTGCATACTTTGATGACTATCCAGATTTTGATGATAGGTTTAACGATCAAGATGAAACATGCACATCTGAATCAAAGGATTCTGGAGAATCATTGGTGACAgataaaagaattgaaaatgaacATGGTGTTTCAAACTCCATATCATCAAATGCATTAAGACATTCAAATACATCTGAGAAGTCTTCAGGAATTATTATAGTTACTCAGAGACCAGATG gcCAACTGCATGGTTGTCCAAAATGCTCTGAAGTCTTTGTAAGTGAACTGGAACTCTTCAGGCATAAAAGAGCAAAACACACTTCCCCCAAAATAATTATGGCGCCAGATGAAATTAAGAAATTTTATAATGTCTCTGATAGGTCACAGTGTCCAATTTGCAAAAAAACTCTATCCTCTCAGAACAAGTCAATCTACATAAAGCATTTGCAGTCTCATTCCTACATCGGAGAGTTTGAATGTCCCATttgtaaaaagaaattcaaaaggAAGGACCATATGAGAATACATGAGAAACGGCATATCATATTGTGTTGA
- the LOC123675273 gene encoding uncharacterized protein LOC123675273, which produces MDWTILYTNLASLSAKFGDLLLLVEDCKPVFIFITETWLSPEMPDQAFHIPGFSMFRCDSLTTPGHAGSCIYVHDCVADIFSITKYSLPTPGIDNLFLKMVSGNFALFTGCVYRPRPSEHDAIICDHIKTISEREKNVFIVGDFNLGDIREWPVSRLPSANSPSFLFIDMLFNSNLQQLVEKPTRYRANQTPTCPDLIFTNDPDMVSDIRYGPPLGKSDHLVLSTQLQLRIPSLKNNIVGETHKVIDYREVKRALDAVDWDSVLGRGSVDERWKNFFDYICSAIDKNTTFVETVKDKLKPWINNQLLRTIKYKKSLWRRYLRSKSEAIFKQHRQLSNFLSQSIKRAKISYINSLTTSNNKKKFFKFTRQCLNCKVSTPSIRSAEDGDLLSPIETAESFASCFSLAFISEPVGPMPPLTTPRNESSISEIVITHEEVERQLRSLKISSSPGPDNISAKFLSECATSLSVPLPSIFSFSLASGD; this is translated from the coding sequence ATGGATTGGACAATTTTGTATACGAATTTAGCTTCTCTATCTGCAAAGTTTGgtgatcttcttcttcttgtggAGGATTGTAAACCAGTCTTCATCTTCATCACTGAAACCTGGTTGTCTCCCGAGATGCCCGACCAAGCCTTCCATATACCTGGTTTTTCTATGTTTCGATGCGATAGCCTGACAACACCGGGGCATGCGGGGTCGTGTATATACGTTCATGATTGTGTTGCAGATATCTTCTCTATCACCAAGTATTCATTGCCAACACCCGGAATAGATAACTTGTTCTTAAAAATGGTTTCTGGGAATTTTGCTCTATTTACTGGATGTGTGTACCGCCCTAGACCATCCGAACATGATGCCATTATCTGCGATCACATTAAAACTATTTCAGAACGTGAAAAAAATGTCTTCATTGTCGGTGATTTCAACCTGGGAGATATTAGAGAGTGGCCAGTTTCGCGACTCCCATCTGCGAATTCTCCATCCTTTCTATTCATAGATATGCTGTTTAACTCCAACCTACAACAGCTGGTGGAAAAGCCCACTCGTTATAGGGCGAATCAGACCCCTACATGTCCTGATTTAATATTTACGAATGACCCGGACATGGTATCAGATATCAGATATGGTCCTCCACTTGGAAAATCGGATCACTTGGTTTTGAGCACTCAACTTCAGTTGAGAATTCCATCGCTGAAGAACAATATCGTGGGAGAGACTCACAAAGTCATTGATTATAGAGAGGTGAAAAGAGCTCTTGACGCAGTTGATTGGGATTCTGTATTGGGCAGGGGCAGTGTTGATGAGCGGTGGAAGAACTTTTTTGACTATATATGTAGTGCAATCGACAAAAACACAACATTCGTGGAGACTGTTAAAGATAAACTTAAACCATGGATTAACAATCAACTTTTGCGAACTATAAAGTATAAAAAGAGCCTTTGGCGGCGATACCTTCGAAGCAAGAGTGAAGCTATATTTAAGCAGCATCGACAGTTGTCCAACTTTCTGTCACAGTCAATTAAAAGGGCAAAAATTTCTTACATTAACAGCCTGACGACATCCAacaacaaaaagaaatttttcaagttCACACGCCAATGTCTCAACTGCAAGGTGTCCACCCCTTCAATTCGATCTGCTGAGGATGGTGATTTACTCAGTCCCATTGAGACAGCGGAGTCGTTTGCATCTTGCTTCTCTCTCGCCTTTATTTCTGAGCCGGTAGGTCCCATGCCGCCGCTGACAACTCCCCGTAATGAGTCATCCATTTCTGAAATCGTGATCACACATGAAGAAGTTGAAAGACAACTTAGATCGCTTAAGATCTCATCGTCACCTGGTCCCGATAATATCAGTGCCAAATTTTTGTCGGAGTGTGCTACCAGTCTATCTGTGCCTCTTCCGTCCATATTCTCTTTTTCTCTTGCCTCTGGTGATTAA